GCTTCGCCCGGCTGCACGGTGAGCCGGGTGTGAacagctgggggcggggtggcGGTAGGGGGCTGCGGGAAGAGGGAGAGCAGGCAGTGTAAACCCCTGCCCCTCAAAAGGTATAAGCGGATGGTCGCCCCGGATCGGGGACCCGAATCCCTGGCTCCAGATAGACTTAATGAAGAAGCACCGGATCCGGGCCGTGGCCACGCAGGGCTCCTTTAACTCGTGGGACTGGGTCACCCGCTACATGCTGCTCTACGGCGACCGTGTGGACAGTTGGACGCCGTTCTACCAGCGAGGGCACAACGCGGTACTCCGGGCGCCCCCGTGCACACCTGGGAAGGCCCCTCTGTTCTGGGTCCTGGGCCCTGCACTGGCCGAAGAGGGGAGGGGCGGTGGTGGTGGACTCAACAGATGAGGAGCAATGCCTCCACTTTGGGGACTCTGTCCAGCATGACTGTCAGTTCACCATGTGTGCAAGACACTCCGCTATCACAGGGTTTAATAGACTTTGGGGTGAAATCTAGGAGGGCCTCCCGAAGAGGTGAAATTTGAGTTGATCTTTGCGGAAAGAGTAGGATGGTGAGAGAGGACACTCCAGGCCAGGGAAACTGCTTGTGCACAGAGCCACGAAGGCAGGGAAGATCATGGAGGTCTGCTTTCTGGAAGTGGAGGTTACCTGGGTGTGacaagggtggggtgggaggctgTGGGGAGGAAGCAGAGGATGAGGACGTGGTCGCTCCTCTGTCACCTTACGCAGACCTTCTTCGGTAACGTGAACGAGTCGGCGGTGGTACGCCACGACCTGCACTACCACTTCACTGCGCGCTACATCCGCATCGTGCCCCTGGCCTGGAACCCGCGCGGCAAGATCGGCCTGAGGCTCGGCCTCTACGGCTGCCCTTACAGTAAGGGTGGGGGAGGCGTCTCAGAGGGGCCCTGgaccacggggggggggggggggggggttactGGGGCCCCCGCCCACCTGCCCTCTTTCTCGCAGAGTCCGACGTGCTCTATTTCGACGGAGACGACGCCATCTCCTACCGCTTCCCGCGCGGGGTCAGCCGGAGCCTGTGGGATGTGTTCGCCTTTAGCTTCAAGACCGAGGAAAAGGACGGGCTCCTGCTACACGCCGAGGGCGCGCAGGGCGACTATGTGACGCTCGAACTGCAGGGGGCGCACCTGCTGCTGCACATGAGCCTGGGTGAGCTCCGCCACCCGCGCGACCCCCAGGGCTCTCCCACCGCGCCTCTCCCGGCATCTCCTCTGCGCCTCCGCGCGCATCCTCCCTTTCCTCACAGTCCCGGCAAAGCGCCTTGTTCCTGTAGCATTTGGTTCTAGCAAAGCACTGGTCTTGGAGTCTGGAGACATGGATTTCAGTCTCAGCTCTGCCAACTACCAGGGGTGTAACCTTGGACAAGGCACTTCCCTgaattttaatttcctcattgtaaaacatgtatatatatatgatatacatGCTATTATTTTGACTCTCATTAGCTTCTCCTAACAGCCCCGGGACATAGCTAGAAGGAGCTACCATGGCCCCAGGtctcctgaggctcagagggATTAAATGGCTTGCTCCACATCACGCTCTCGCCAAAGGCGACAGCTCCAGCCCAGGCCCTCCACCCGTTCACCTTCTGTCTCTCGTCCCCGCGGCTGTGCTGGGCCCTGTGCAGCCCCTCCGCGGCGCTGCCCTGCTCCTGCGACTGGCGGCCAGGGCTCGCGGGGATTCTCGCAGGTTAaggcccccccccgccccaccccaccctcaggcAGCAGCCCCATCCAGCCGAGGCCCGGCCACACCACCGTGAGCGCGGGGGGCGTCCTCAACGACCAGCACTGGCACTACGTCCGTGTGGACCGCTTCGGCCGAGACGCAAATCTCACCCTGGACGGCTATGTACAGCGCTTCGTGCTCAACGGCGACTTCGAGAGGCTGAACCTGGACACCGAGGTGAGTGCAGGGGGAAGGCAACGCTTGACGGGGGCAGAGAGGAGCAGTAACTTCTCCCGGGGAGCTAGGGACCTCCCAGCTCTCGAGTCTCCTAGCAGCGCTTGGCAAACGTGCTGCTCACCAGAAAGGCTGGGGTTTTTATTGTTGCTGTCAGCATGCAGATTCCCAGGcgcccaccccttccccccaactACTGAGATGGGGCCTGGAAGTCTGGATTCTGGGGATCAAGCATGATGAGAACATGGTCCTCTTGGGCCCTCCCACAACTCAAGAGTTGGTAAAGACCCCGGTCCCAAGCTGCAGATGAAGAGTCCCAGATAGATTACATAACTTGCCAAGAGCGGAGTCCCAGTTTGTGGGCTCCAACCCAGGCCTCGGCAGGCTGTGCTTCCAGCTTTAATACAGACACTGGGGAAATGGGAATGTCGATAACTGTGGAATGCGAGAAAGGCGTGTGGAGCGGGGCGCGCGCAGGGAACTCACCCCCCACTCGCCTGCAGATGTTCATCGGGGGGCTGGTGGGCGCCGCCCAGAAGAACCTCGCCTATCGGCATAATTTCCGCGGCTGCATAGAGAACATCATCTTCAACCGAGTCAACATCGCCGACCTGGCCGTGCGACGCCACTCGCGGATCACCTTCGAGGCCAGTGCGCAGGGGGATCTGGGAGGACGGGACCCCAGGACCATTCTCTCCCCAGCCAGATGCTCAGGTGGGGGGTATCACCGACTTCCAGGAGGTGCAAATCCgcctcccatccccacccccggGAAACTGGTCGGGTCCAATCACCTTCTCAGTGAGTAGATAGGGGGAGAAGGCGGAGAGGAGTAGGAGGGGCTTGATCGGGGGTCACTCAGTGAGGCATTGGCTGAGTagggactcgaacccagggctCTCTTCAACTGTCTCCTGCCCACTGTCGGGTTTAGGAACGCACACACAGGCAGCACTGCCGGGAAGGGGGCGGAAGCCGGGCCTGTGGCCCTAAATTGCCTCTCCATGCCGGGAGGAAGCGAAGGCGGTGGTCGCCCTGGAGACGGTGCAGATTAGCCTATAGCCAGGGAGCGGAGTGAGCAGAGTCCCGAAGGCCGATTCGGTTGGGGTCCCCCTCCACAGCTGGAGAGATGTTTCCGAGAAGGGAAGGTTGTGGGGGGAGGTCTCCTACCAACCCCGCCCTCACCGAGGAAGTGCAGTGAAGAGAACCTTCGATTAGTTGGAGAATCAAATTCTGAGCAGAGGCATGGACAGAAGCAAGGGCCTGGAGAGGGTGCACCGCCTTCCTCGGAGGTGCTGATGGGTCCTCGCTCCTCTCTTCCCCCAGGGTAAGGTAGCGTTCCGTTGTCTGGACCCGGTTCCGCACCCCATCAACTTCGGGGGCCCCCACAACTTCGTGCAAGTGCCTGGCTTCCCGCGTCGAGGCCGCCTCGCCGTCTCCTTCCGCTTCCGCACCTGGGATCTCACGGGGCTACTGCTCTTCTCCCGCTTGGGGGACGGGCTGGGCCACGTGGAGCTGATGCTCAGTGAAGGGCAGGTCAACGTATCTATCGCGCAGACTACCCGCAAGAAGCTTCAGTTCGCTGCCGGTGAGGGAAGCGGGCACCAAAAAGCCAGAGAAGGGCAGAGGGGCGCCAGAAAATTGTAGGCCTGGACTCAGACCCAGGGGACAGGGAGCGAGAGAAGCAGGGCACAGGAGTCCCAGGGCACTGGGGAAAGGTGAGAGTGGCTGGAGGAGTTAGGGAGGGAGATCTGAGAGCCTgggagaagctggaagtctgAGTCCTGGCATTCTTCAGTTTCAGAGGGTCTCTGGGGTGGTTGGATGTTTGTGGCTTTGCAAACTCTGTCAGTTGCGGGGGTTATGGGTAGCAGAGAGCCACTCAGGGGTGTTAAGTGTAAGGATGGGGACACAGGCTGCTGCTGGTGTACAGAGTAGGGTTGCTGCTGCCTCACACAAGACACTCTTCCTACTCTAGTCACTGCTTCCCCACCCCAAATGACCCTCCTTTCTCATTCAGGGTACCGTCTAAATGATGGCTTTTGGCACGAGGTCAATTTTGTGGCACAGGAAAACCATGCAGTCATCAGCATTGATGATGTGGAGGGGGCAGAGGTCAGGGTCTCATACCCATTGCTGATCCGTACAGGGACCTCATACTTCTTTGGGGGTAAGTGGGGGCAACCTAGCCAGCCCCCTGCCTCTGAGTGGGAAGGCCTCATCTACATCCACTCAGATGGGGCTACATGGAGAGTTTTGTAGGGATCCCTTTTGGGGCTTTGGGGAGTGGATAGTTTATTGCCATTGTCTACCCTTTGGTTCTAGCCCCCTTCCTTCATATCTGGCTGTCCCTTGGCATCTCCCTGGGGGAGGTTCTCTGGGATCTTCTTTGGGGAGGGCCTCACAGGGGTGGTTGCTCCAGGTTGTCCCAAGCCAGCCAGTCGATCGGGCTGCCACTCCAACCAGACGGCGTTCCATGGCTGCATGGAGCTGCTCAAGGTGGATGGTCAACTGGTCAACCTGACGCTGGTGGAGGGCCGGCGGCTTGGATACTATGCTGAGGTCCTCTTTGACACATGTGGCATCACTGATAGGTATCCAGAAGCCCTTCTCCCTATAAGAGATGCCCCCCTTCAAAGCCTTTTCCCATGGTCTCCCAGTGGGAGTGGCCTTTCTCAGTAATCCTCTACTCCATTCTCATCTGGGCTCCTCAGTTCCCCACCTTGGGATACCTCCTTGATCTCTAGCCTGTGATTTCTTCCCTTAAAGTGACACATGCTTGGGATGGGTATGAAGCATCTGCTTTGGGTCCTggaggattttttcttttttttggggggggggggagggggagggaaggggatcAGGCACTTTGCGGAAGGGGGGACTGCCTAATGCCCCAGCATCTGGGCATTTACCTGGCTAGTTTGGGGATGAGGGTAACCCACGAACTTCTGGTGCTCCCAGGAGCTGAGAATGAAGCTTGTGGGGATCATACCCCACTCTCCAGCTGGCAATGAGGCCCCCTTCCCCTGGTGCTAACCCCCTTTCCTAGGTGCAACCCTAACATGTGTGAGCATGATGGCCGTTGCTACCAGTCTTGGGATGACTTCATCTGCTATTGTGAACTGACAGGCTACAAGGGGGAGACCTGCCACCAACGTAAGCCAGATGGGGTATGGGGGAGTCAGGGACAGGGGAGGTCAGGAGGAGGAGCTGGGTGTCatgaaactgctacagatggtggGGCTGGGCCTCCTAGCCTTCTAATCCTATAATtgcctttccccccaccccatcacctaCCAGCTTTGTATAAGGAATCTTGTGAGGCTTACCGGCTCAGTGGGAAAACTTCTGGGAATTTTACCATTGATCCTGATGGCAGTGGCCCCCTGAAGCCATTTGTAGTATACTGTGATATCCGAGGTAAGTGGCTCTAATGGGTGACAAAGGGACAGCTGACAAGGCAATGGGAGCTGTGGGAGGAATATGGAAGGATTCAAGGGCAGGTGGGGGCCAGTGAGGTTAAGCTGTGGTGGGGATAGAGGAGTGTAGAGGGGGAAAGGGGACACTCAGGAATTCGTAAACTAGCCTTGCAGATAAATTCCAGCTTCTTGATCCAATCCAGCTGTCTCATCTCCAGCCTACAAAGTAGGGGGTCCACAGCAGGACTGGAATAATGGAGCTGCAGGCCACATTTGTTAATCCTGGTTTTCAGCAGTGGTAGTGGAGGTGGGAGGGAGATGGGTAAAGAATGCCCATCACCAGCCAAGGCTGCACCCCCCCCCTCCAGAGAATCGGGCGTGGACGGTTGTGCGGCATGACAGGCTGTGGACAACCCGGGTGACAGGTTCTAGCATGGAGCGGCCATTCTTGGGGGCCATCCAGTACTGGAATGCCTCCTGGGAGGAAGTCAGTGCCTTGGCCAACTCTTCCCAGCACTGTGAACAGTGGATCGAGTTCTCCTGCTACAACTCCCGGCTCCTCAACACTGCAGGTTACGTCTGGGTTCAGGGAGGACAGAGGTGGAAGAGTAGGAGGACAGATGGcggaggggggcagggggactaggagaaggaaaacagaggGTTCAGCTGGAGCTCTGGCCTAGAGAATTCAAGCAAGGGTGAAGGCTGGTTGGAAGAGCTAGAGAGGAGCCTAGAGGCTCATGGAGGGAGAAGGACTGGAGGACTGGGAACTATTCTGGacttcttctccaggaggctaCCCCTACAGCTTTTGGATTGGCCGAAACGAGGAGCAACACTTTTACTGGGGAGGGTCACAGCCTGGGATCCAGCGCTGTGCTTGTGGTCTGGACCGGAGCTGTGTGGACCCTGCCCTGCACTGCAACTGTGATGCTGACCAGCCCCAGTGGTGAGGGGTGCAAGGGAACTGGGTTCCATCAGGACTCCAGGGGGAGCTGAGAGCCAGAGGGCTGAGCCATTGCATCCTTTTCCCACAGGAGAACCGACAAGGGACTGCTGACCTTCGTGGACCATCTGCCAGTCACCCAAGTGGTTGTGGGGGATACAAACCGCTCCAATTCTGAGGCCCAGttcttcctgaggcctctgcgCTGTTACGGCGATCGTGAGTGGTAGACCCCCTTTGTGTGTCCTCCTGGGGTTAGCTCTCCAGTTTCCAAAATCTAGGCCATGTGACCTACTGGGGGTGTGTAGGACACACTGCTAGATAACCCAGCTCCTGCTGTGCCAGGACCCTCGTACTTGTTCCTCTGCATCCTACCATTCTTTTATTACACTCATCAGTCTCCCTTTGGCCTTGTGTCTTCCTTACCCCCAATTATCCCCCTTTGTCCTCCCTTACCACTCTACTCTCCAGTCTCCCCCTCCCTAACAAGACCTCCCTCTATCTGGTTTTGTAGGAAACTCCTGGAATACCATCTCCTTCCATACTGGGGCTGCCCTACGCTTCCCCCCAATCCGAGCCAACCACAGCCTTGATGTCTCCTTCTACTTCAGGACCTCAGCTCCTTCAGGGGTCTTCCTAGAGAACATGGGGGGTCCTTTCTGCCAGTGGCGCCGACCCTATCTGCGGGTGGAACTCAACAGTGAGCAGGCAGACACTGGGAGGGACACAGGGTAGATGAAGGAACTCTCCGGGAAGACACAGGGTTGATGGAGGCTGGGGTAAGAGACAAGGACAGACCCCTTTAGAGAGGAAGCATGGAAGGGCTTTAGATGGCTGTGGATTCTAGACCTAGCTATCTTGATAGCTggctatgtgactttgggcacTCACTTGGCTTTATTGGGCCTTAGACCCCTTATTTTTGAATAAGGAAATTGGACCCTCCTGAGGTCTCTTTAGCTGATTGGCTATGATTCTAACCTGAGAGGAGGGGCTAGGGAGCTGGCTCCAGGTATCTGCTAATTTTGTTGAGAGCAAGGATATGAGGGTTTTGTCCCAGGCTGTAGACAAGTTGGAGGGACATTCAAAGAGCTCCAAAAAGGTGAGGAAAAGAGGTTGGATGGGGCAAGAAATCCACGAGGGATCTTGGAGATCCGAGTCGTCCCCCCCTCACATTGTCCAGCATCCCGGGATGTGGTCTTCGCCTTTGATGTGGGGAATGGGGATGAGAACCTGACAGTGCACTCAGATGACTTCGAGTTCAATGATGACGAGTGGCACCTGGTCCGGGCTGAAATCAACGTGAAGCAGGCCAGGCTGCGCGTGGATCACCGGCCCTGGGTACTGCGGCCTATGCCCTTGCAGACCTACATCTGGCTGGAGTATGACCAACCTCTCTATGTTGGTGAGCAGCAGCCTCCTTTTCCTTCCCACCCTGTTAAAGCTGCTCTGCTTGTTCCCAGGAGCCCCCTGTCTTAGGTCCCAGTCCCCTCTGCCTCTGAGTGAGCCAAGATCCCACCTCTCCTCTCCAGGTCCTAGTATCCTATTCCATTCTTCTAGCCCCCTTGGCTCCCTTTCCAACCTCAAGACTTATTGGGTTTCTGGCTCCATACCCATTTCTTGaccttccctcccttcccaggATCTGCAGAGCTAAAGAGGCGCCCCTTTGTGGGTTGCTTGAGAGCCATGCGTCTGAACGGAGTGACTCTGAACCTGGAGGGCCGTGCCAATGCCTCTGAGGGTACCTCACCCAACTGCACAGGCCACTGCATCCACCCCCGCTTCCCCTGTTTCCATGGAGGCCGCTGCGTGGAGCGCTATAGCTACTACACATGTGACTGTGACCTCACAGCTTTTGATGGGCCATATTGCAACCAAGGTCAGTGCTGCTGGTTAAAGGGGTTACAGGCACTCATAGGGGTAGTGCTTGTAGGGAGagcagagaaggaaggagggatgtTAAGTCAGCATCAGGGAACACTAGAGCTGTCACCGGGTTCTTGAGCTCTGAGCTGGAGGAGTCAGGCATTTAAAGATGCTACATGGCTCCAAAGGCATAAAGTGGGATGAGGAAGGTATGATACAGCTAGTCGGTACTAAAAGAAGTCAAGAGCAGGAAGTAACTACCTTCCCCTTCTTCCCACCACCACCATGGAAACACAAAGTTATGCCCTTACCAGCACAGCCACCTCAGGGCCACATAATACCTCTCTATGCCATTTCCTACCTGCTAATTGCTAGACTCCTGAAACATGTCTAGCATCTGATTTTGGTTAAGGCAAGCCTTGACATTCTCCACAGCAAGATTCTGCACATATACCCGACCTATATCCTCCCTATGGCtgacctgggggtggggaggcaggtggGTTACTGGGGGGAGAAGCCTGGTGAATGAGAGAGATACAGGGACTCAGAAGACCTCTGGTTTGGTTTGGAAGTGTGAGTAGTggcaaaaggagaagagagggtcAAGAGGCCTTGAGAGCAAGTCCCAGGGGTGTGTGGACGTCATATAAAATCTCTGAAAGTGGGCATGCGGTGTCTTCACTGCTTCTGCCTTCAGATATTGGTGGCTTCTTTGAGCCTGGCACCTGGATGCGCTATAACTTGCAGTCAGCACTGCGTTCCGCTGCCCGGGAGTTCTCCCACATGCTGAGCCGGCCGGTGCCCGGCTATGAGCCCGGCTATATCCCTGGCTATGACACTCCTGGATATGTGCCTGGCTACCACGGTCCTGGGTACCGCCTGCCTGACTACCCCCGGCCAGGCCGGCCTGTGCCTGGCTACCGTGGGCCTGTCTACAATGTTACTGGAGAGGAAGTCTCCTTCAGCTTCAGCACCACCTCTGCCCCAGCTGTCCTGCTCTACGTCAGCTCCTTCGTGCGTGACTACATGGCGGTGCTCATTAAGGAAGATGGTGAGCTCCCACAGGCTTTCCTTTTCAACTCCAGCTTCCCCCAGCACCCTTAATTCTAATAGCTCTTGATTCACTAATATAGGGACCTAGGCACTCCTAGGAGATGGAGATTGTGGGAGCTGGGAGGAGAGTCCTGTCGTGACAGTCCCTCTTTCTCCTCCCACACCACAGGGACCCTGCAGCTGCGCTATCAGCTGGGCACCAGTCCCTATGTGTACCAGCTAACCACCCGGCCAGTGACTGACGGCCAGCCTCACAGCGTCAATATCACCCGGGTCTACCGCAACCTCTTCATCCAGGTACATGTAGAGGGAGGGAGACTAACTCAGATCACCACCTTGTGATCTAGGTTGTGGCACCCAGGATGCTACCGATATTTAACATTTGTATAGCATGCTTCAATTTACAGGATTTTTGCATGCATGACCTCACGTGACCCTCACAACAGCTCTGTGAGGGAGTTCAGATAGGCAGGTGCTATCTGACCTATCTGACCCAAAGTCAAACTGCTAGTAAGCTGGAATGACAGGACTCATACAGTTTTTGTGTTTGTTCTGACTCTAAATCCTACATTTAGGTCCAGGGGTTGCCAATGTAGGAATGAATTAGGACTCACCCCAACTGGTACCTAGTCTGGACAGAATGAGGGTGCCTGCATGTTCCTGACTGCGTCTGTCTCTGatgctcccccctccccactcccaaccTCAGGTGGACTACTTCCCACTGTCAGAGCAGAAGTTCTCACTGCTGGTGGACAGTCAGTTGGACTCACCCAAGGCCTTGTATCTAGGGCGTGTTATGGGTAAGCTGTGGATGAGGGTTAGTGCTGAGTGAGGAGTTGTGGGCGAAGTCCTCGGAGCCTGCAGATTAGAGGAACAGTGGGCTGGGAATGTAAAGTGAAGGTGGTGGTAAAGATGAGTGGGAAAGCTATGGACTGTGAGGGCATCAGGGCTCCTGGGTAGTCCAAGCCCCTTTCTTTCTGGGTCTGCTTTTCCCTCAGAGACAGGAGTTATTGACTCAGAGATCCAGCGCTACAACACACCAGGTTTCTCAGGCTGCCTGTCGGGTGTTCGATTCAACAATGTGGCTCCTCTCAAGGCCCACTTCCGAACCCCTCGCCCCATGACTGCTGAGCTTGCTGAGGCCCTTCGAGTTCAGGGAGAGCTGTCAGAATCTAACTGTGGAGCCATGCCACGTCTCTTCTCAGAGGTGCCACCTGAACTTGACCCCTGGTACCTGCCCCCAGGTGCATTCCCGGGACAAGAAGAGGGAACGGAGGGAcagcagggaagggaagggattCTTAATGTGGGGGAGGTGGGATTCTCCTAACTggtgttttctcttcttcagactTCCCATACTACCATGATGATGGATGGGTTGCCATACTTTTAGGCTGTAAGTAGCACTGATCACCATCCTGATTTCCCAATTCTCCCCTCTGGCTATCAGCCTTCCCTCCCTGGGCTAAGGGGTGACAAAGGCCCTAGGTATATGACGATGCAAAGAAGGATAAGATAGGCTCTACTAACATAGTATATAATTGTGATATTTATCTAAGGGGCTGGGTATTGTTAAATGCTTGAGGATGCTATAAACCTTCAattgaaatgaaatattaaaatgggGCTACAGCTAAGGGATAAGGAAATAGAGATGAAGTAACATCTAGGGAGATGACGAACTAGAGAAACTATCAGGGTATGGAAACAATATTAGAAATGGAAGAAGGTAGATGAGCCAAGAATTCAGACCTACCAGACTTGGGGCTATTGTTGTACAACTGTGTTGGTCAGAACTacatgtgtgtgtctgtatggAGGTAAAAGTCCAAAGATCTGCCCtgaatttttccttatttcctcccAGTTTTGGTGGCCTTCCTGCTGCTGGGGCTTGTGGGAATGTTGGTGCTCTTCTATCTGCAAAATCATCGCTACAAGGGCTCCTACCACACTAATGAGCCTAAGGCCACCCATGATTACCATCCTGGCAGCAAACCTCCTCTACCAACTTCAGGCTCTGCTCAGGCTCCGGCGCCCACGCCCGCTCCCACCCAAgttccagccccagccccagccccggccccggccccagcCTCAGCCTCTGGTCCCCGGGACCAGAATCTACCCCAGATCCTGGAGGAGTCCAGGTCTGAATGAATTAGGAGAAGGGTTTCAGGGACCAAGTCCTTCTCCCCTGAATTCCCCCAATTCCTACTTCCACCCCACCCTGCAGGGACATGTGGCTCCTCTTAGCTGGCTCTGCCCATCCATAGGATACCCCTCCTGCCGAGTTTGGTCAGCAGAGTTACAGATGGGACCAAAGGAAGTGGCTGAGCCTCACTGCCTAGACCAATGCCCTGCCCATCCCTGTTTCTCCAGGGGCAGCCTCATGGGGGTAGGACAGGCCCTTCCTGCCATCCCTGTCCCAGCTGCTGCCAGGGATTAGCAGCAGAGTGTACGGGAGATTAACTGCTTCCCTTCAGATGTACAATCTCAGCAGGGACAGATGTGTGGAATTGCAGGGATGCCCAGGGTATGGGGGGAGGAGGCTGCTAAATCATATCCCAGCCTCCCCCCTGCCCTGCAGAATGTCTTCCATCTGCTTCCACTCAGCTGGGGTTAGGGAGGACTTCATTGCTGTCCCCCAcccctatttttgtttttttacacagAGACCAAGAGGCCTCAGTTTAGCACCTTAGTACCTCCGCTGCTTCACATGCTTTAGCCAAAGCCATAAACAAAAACTTGCAATGTAGAGAAAATAATGCAGATGCCCTGACTAGCCAGCCCTTTACTCTTCCATCCTCTTCCAAGATATGCAATAGCCTTGGTGCCTGTCCAAAGGCTTGGCCCCCTCTCCAATGCATGAGGAGACCTCTTTCCTCCGCTCAGAAATGCTGCTTCATTGCCCAGGAGGtcatattctttatatatattttttgttttaaagtctctGAGGAACTCTATACACTactctaattttttaattatcagtttatatataaaagagaaaatcaattgACTGTCCTATTCTGTACTGTGCCCACAGTCTGTGGTTTGCTTTTTCTGTGTTGGAAGTCTCATGAGTTCTGCTGGTCACTCACCCAGCCCAATCCAGACTTCCACTCTGAGTCAGGGCTGAGCCTGCTGTGCTCTCAGACTTGGAGCTGTTCCAATAAAGTCAGAGTGGCAGAGCCCCAGTCTGTGTGTGGTG
This genomic stretch from Dasypus novemcinctus isolate mDasNov1 chromosome 21, mDasNov1.1.hap2, whole genome shotgun sequence harbors:
- the CNTNAP1 gene encoding contactin-associated protein 1 isoform X3, translating into MLKLEMKQTAATRSWWGPCTRVRWAPPPPMGSSPRRASPGCTIDLMKKHRIRAVATQGSFNSWDWVTRYMLLYGDRVDSWTPFYQRGHNATFFGNVNESAVVRHDLHYHFTARYIRIVPLAWNPRGKIGLRLGLYGCPYKSDVLYFDGDDAISYRFPRGVSRSLWDVFAFSFKTEEKDGLLLHAEGAQGDYVTLELQGAHLLLHMSLGSSPIQPRPGHTTVSAGGVLNDQHWHYVRVDRFGRDANLTLDGYVQRFVLNGDFERLNLDTEMFIGGLVGAAQKNLAYRHNFRGCIENIIFNRVNIADLAVRRHSRITFEGKVAFRCLDPVPHPINFGGPHNFVQVPGFPRRGRLAVSFRFRTWDLTGLLLFSRLGDGLGHVELMLSEGQVNVSIAQTTRKKLQFAAGYRLNDGFWHEVNFVAQENHAVISIDDVEGAEVRVSYPLLIRTGTSYFFGGCPKPASRSGCHSNQTAFHGCMELLKVDGQLVNLTLVEGRRLGYYAEVLFDTCGITDRCNPNMCEHDGRCYQSWDDFICYCELTGYKGETCHQPLYKESCEAYRLSGKTSGNFTIDPDGSGPLKPFVVYCDIRGGYPYSFWIGRNEEQHFYWGGSQPGIQRCACGLDRSCVDPALHCNCDADQPQWRTDKGLLTFVDHLPVTQVVVGDTNRSNSEAQFFLRPLRCYGDRNSWNTISFHTGAALRFPPIRANHSLDVSFYFRTSAPSGVFLENMGGPFCQWRRPYLRVELNTSRDVVFAFDVGNGDENLTVHSDDFEFNDDEWHLVRAEINVKQARLRVDHRPWVLRPMPLQTYIWLEYDQPLYVGSAELKRRPFVGCLRAMRLNGVTLNLEGRANASEGTSPNCTGHCIHPRFPCFHGGRCVERYSYYTCDCDLTAFDGPYCNQDIGGFFEPGTWMRYNLQSALRSAAREFSHMLSRPVPGYEPGYIPGYDTPGYVPGYHGPGYRLPDYPRPGRPVPGYRGPVYNVTGEEVSFSFSTTSAPAVLLYVSSFVRDYMAVLIKEDGTLQLRYQLGTSPYVYQLTTRPVTDGQPHSVNITRVYRNLFIQVDYFPLSEQKFSLLVDSQLDSPKALYLGRVMETGVIDSEIQRYNTPGFSGCLSGVRFNNVAPLKAHFRTPRPMTAELAEALRVQGELSESNCGAMPRLFSEVPPELDPWYLPPDFPYYHDDGWVAILLGFLVAFLLLGLVGMLVLFYLQNHRYKGSYHTNEPKATHDYHPGSKPPLPTSGSAQAPAPTPAPTQVPAPAPAPAPAPASASGPRDQNLPQILEESRSE
- the CNTNAP1 gene encoding contactin-associated protein 1 isoform X1 translates to MRLRLFCILLAAVSGARGWGYYGCDEELVGPLYARSLGASSSYGLFTAPRFARLHGISGWSPRIGDPNPWLQIDLMKKHRIRAVATQGSFNSWDWVTRYMLLYGDRVDSWTPFYQRGHNATFFGNVNESAVVRHDLHYHFTARYIRIVPLAWNPRGKIGLRLGLYGCPYKSDVLYFDGDDAISYRFPRGVSRSLWDVFAFSFKTEEKDGLLLHAEGAQGDYVTLELQGAHLLLHMSLGSSPIQPRPGHTTVSAGGVLNDQHWHYVRVDRFGRDANLTLDGYVQRFVLNGDFERLNLDTEMFIGGLVGAAQKNLAYRHNFRGCIENIIFNRVNIADLAVRRHSRITFEGKVAFRCLDPVPHPINFGGPHNFVQVPGFPRRGRLAVSFRFRTWDLTGLLLFSRLGDGLGHVELMLSEGQVNVSIAQTTRKKLQFAAGYRLNDGFWHEVNFVAQENHAVISIDDVEGAEVRVSYPLLIRTGTSYFFGGCPKPASRSGCHSNQTAFHGCMELLKVDGQLVNLTLVEGRRLGYYAEVLFDTCGITDRCNPNMCEHDGRCYQSWDDFICYCELTGYKGETCHQPLYKESCEAYRLSGKTSGNFTIDPDGSGPLKPFVVYCDIRENRAWTVVRHDRLWTTRVTGSSMERPFLGAIQYWNASWEEVSALANSSQHCEQWIEFSCYNSRLLNTAGGYPYSFWIGRNEEQHFYWGGSQPGIQRCACGLDRSCVDPALHCNCDADQPQWRTDKGLLTFVDHLPVTQVVVGDTNRSNSEAQFFLRPLRCYGDRNSWNTISFHTGAALRFPPIRANHSLDVSFYFRTSAPSGVFLENMGGPFCQWRRPYLRVELNTSRDVVFAFDVGNGDENLTVHSDDFEFNDDEWHLVRAEINVKQARLRVDHRPWVLRPMPLQTYIWLEYDQPLYVGSAELKRRPFVGCLRAMRLNGVTLNLEGRANASEGTSPNCTGHCIHPRFPCFHGGRCVERYSYYTCDCDLTAFDGPYCNQDIGGFFEPGTWMRYNLQSALRSAAREFSHMLSRPVPGYEPGYIPGYDTPGYVPGYHGPGYRLPDYPRPGRPVPGYRGPVYNVTGEEVSFSFSTTSAPAVLLYVSSFVRDYMAVLIKEDGTLQLRYQLGTSPYVYQLTTRPVTDGQPHSVNITRVYRNLFIQVDYFPLSEQKFSLLVDSQLDSPKALYLGRVMETGVIDSEIQRYNTPGFSGCLSGVRFNNVAPLKAHFRTPRPMTAELAEALRVQGELSESNCGAMPRLFSEVPPELDPWYLPPDFPYYHDDGWVAILLGFLVAFLLLGLVGMLVLFYLQNHRYKGSYHTNEPKATHDYHPGSKPPLPTSGSAQAPAPTPAPTQVPAPAPAPAPAPASASGPRDQNLPQILEESRSE